GTGAAGAGGGCATTCCCTTCGTGTCGGTGCTGACCGACCCGGTGTATGGCGGCGTTTCCGCCAGCCTGGCGATGCTGGGTGACGTGATCGTCGCCGAGCCCAAGGCGCTGATCGGCTTCGCCGGCCCGCGGGTGATCGAGCAGACCGTTCGCGAGAAGCTGCCCGAAGGCTTCCAGCGCAGCGAGTTCCTCATCGAGCACGGCGCCATCGACATGATCATCCATCGTGCCGAGCTGCGTCCGCGCCTGGCCCGCCTGCTGGCGCAGTTCACTCACCAGCCGTCTCCTGCTGCCCTGCCGGTCAGCGCATGACCCAGCGCTCCCTGGCCGAGTGGCTGGCGTACCTGGAGCGTCTGCATCCAAGCGCCATCGACATGGGCCTGGAGCGCTCCCGCGAGGTCGCGGCACGCCTCGGCCTTGGCCGACCGGCGCCGCGGGTGATCACCGTCACCGGCACCAATGGCAAGGGCTCGACCTGTGCCTTTATCGCGTCGCTGCTGCGCGCCCAGGGCCTGAAGGTCGGGGTGTACAGCTCGCCGCACCTGCTGCGTTACAACGAGCGGGTGCAGATCGATGGCGAACAGGCCAGCGATGCCGGCCTCTGCGAGGCCTTCACGGCCGTCGAGGCGGCCCGTGGCGACACCTCGCTGACCTATTTCGAGATGGGCACCCTGGCCGCGTTCTGGCTGTTCGAGCGCGCCAGGCTGGATGTGGCCGTGCTCGAAGTCGGCCTGGGCGGGCGCCTGGACGCCGTCAACCTGATCGATGCCGATCTCGCGCTGATCACCAGCATCGGGGTCGACCATGCCGACTGGCTGGGCGATACCCGTGAGTCGGTGGCCTTCGAGAAGGCCGGCATCATGCGGCCAGGCAAACCGGCGCTGTGTGGTGATTTCGATCCGCCGCTGCCGCTGCTCGAGCGAGTCGCCGAACTCGATTCGCCATTGTTCCTGCGTTGCCGGGATTTCGACCTGAGCGTCAACGAGTCGGGTTGGAGCTGGTACGGGCTCACGGCCGTTGGCGAGGTGCTGCGCCTGGACGACCTGCCGCTGCTCGACCTGCCCATGGAAAACGCCGCGCTGGCGCTGCAGGCCTACGCCTTGCTCGACCTGCCCTGGGACGCCGAGAAAATCGCCGATGCCCTGCAGGCCACCCGGGTGACCGGTCGCCTGGATCGCCGTCACTTGAACTGGCGCGGCAAGTCCCTCACTCTGTTGCTCGACGTGGGGCACAATCCCCATGCCGCGCAGTTTCTCGCCGGTCGGCTGCAGGCGCGCGCCTGTGCCGGGCGGCGCCTGGCGGTATTCGGCCTGCTGGCCGACAAGGAGCTGCCCGGCGTGGTGACGCCGCTGCTGGCCGACATCGCCCATTGGGCGGTGACGACCCTGCCCAGCGAGCGCTCGCGTCCTGCCGCCGAGCTGCAGGCGCACCTGGTATCCCGTGGTGCCCAGGTCGAGGCCCATGGCGATGTCGCCAGCGCCCTCGAAGCGCAGTGCGAACGTGCCGCGGCAGGGGATGAAGTTCTGCTCTTTGGGTCTTTTTTCTGCGTGGCCGAAGCCCTGATGTGGCTGGAGCGCTACGCCCAGGAGGATGTGCAGGATGGCCATGCTGGATAGTGGAACCAAGCAACGTATCGTCGGCGCACTGGTACTGGTCGCGTTGGCGGTGATTTTCCTGCCGATGCTGCTTTCCCGTCCCGACGAGCTGCGGCACGTGGTGGTCGACGCGCCGAGCATTCCCGCCAAGCCGGTCACCCCCGAAATCGAAATGCAGCCGGTGATCGTGCCCGATCCCCAGGAGCTGCCCCAGGAGCCGGTGCCGGGCGACGGCGCGCCGGCCGAGCAGGCGCAAGCCCAGGCGCCGGTCGAGCAGCCCATCGTCGAGCTGCCGGCCAGCGAGCCACCAGCGCCCACGCCGCCTCCGGCTGCGCAGCCTACTCCGAGCAAGCCGGCCGAGGTGGCGCCGCCGCCGCAAAAGGCGCCGGTCGAGCGCCTGGACGCCAACAGCCTGCCGGTCAGCTGGTCGGTGCAACTGGCCAGCCTGTCCAGCCGTCCGGGCGCCGAAACGCTGCAGAAGACCCTGCGCGCCCAGGGCTACAACGCCTATATCCGCACGGCCGATGGCATGAACCGGGTGTTCGTCGGGCCACTGGTCGAGCGTGTCGAGGCCGATCGCCTGCGTGACCAGCTCAACCGTCAGCACAAGCTCAATGGCTTCGTGGTGCGCTTCCAGCCGGAAAGCAACTGACGCATCGCACGCATCCGCGCTTAACCGATGGGCAGGGCTCTGCTAAAATGCAGCGCCTCTTCCATCGGTAGCCTGCATCGTGGCATTCACCTGGGTCGATTGGGCGATCATCGCCATCATCGCCGTTTCGAGTCTGATCAGTCTGAGCAGAGGCTTCGTCAAGGAAGCCCTGTCGCTCGTCACCTGGATCATCGCCGGCGTGGTGGCCTGGATGTTCGGCGGCGCGCTGTCGCAGCACCTGGGCGCCTATATCGAAACCCCGTCCGCCCGTGTCATCGCTGCCTGCGTGATCTTGTTCGTGTTGACGCTGCTGGTCGGTGCGCTGATCAACTACCTGATCGGCGAGCTGATCCGGGTCACTGGCCTGTCGGGCACCGATCGCTTCCTGGGCATGGTGTTCGGCGCTGCCCGCGGGGCTTTGCTGGTCGTGGTGGCGGTGGGGCTGCTCAGCCTGGGGCCGGTGCAGCAGGACAGCTGGTGGCAGCAATCGGCCTTGCTGCCGCATTTTCTGCTGGTTGCAGATTGGTCGAAGAACCTCAT
Above is a genomic segment from Pseudomonas argentinensis containing:
- a CDS encoding SPOR domain-containing protein, which translates into the protein MAMLDSGTKQRIVGALVLVALAVIFLPMLLSRPDELRHVVVDAPSIPAKPVTPEIEMQPVIVPDPQELPQEPVPGDGAPAEQAQAQAPVEQPIVELPASEPPAPTPPPAAQPTPSKPAEVAPPPQKAPVERLDANSLPVSWSVQLASLSSRPGAETLQKTLRAQGYNAYIRTADGMNRVFVGPLVERVEADRLRDQLNRQHKLNGFVVRFQPESN
- a CDS encoding CvpA family protein — protein: MAFTWVDWAIIAIIAVSSLISLSRGFVKEALSLVTWIIAGVVAWMFGGALSQHLGAYIETPSARVIAACVILFVLTLLVGALINYLIGELIRVTGLSGTDRFLGMVFGAARGALLVVVAVGLLSLGPVQQDSWWQQSALLPHFLLVADWSKNLILGVSSEWLASGIREPVELPFKEVLQGATPVGTGK
- the folC gene encoding bifunctional tetrahydrofolate synthase/dihydrofolate synthase; the encoded protein is MTQRSLAEWLAYLERLHPSAIDMGLERSREVAARLGLGRPAPRVITVTGTNGKGSTCAFIASLLRAQGLKVGVYSSPHLLRYNERVQIDGEQASDAGLCEAFTAVEAARGDTSLTYFEMGTLAAFWLFERARLDVAVLEVGLGGRLDAVNLIDADLALITSIGVDHADWLGDTRESVAFEKAGIMRPGKPALCGDFDPPLPLLERVAELDSPLFLRCRDFDLSVNESGWSWYGLTAVGEVLRLDDLPLLDLPMENAALALQAYALLDLPWDAEKIADALQATRVTGRLDRRHLNWRGKSLTLLLDVGHNPHAAQFLAGRLQARACAGRRLAVFGLLADKELPGVVTPLLADIAHWAVTTLPSERSRPAAELQAHLVSRGAQVEAHGDVASALEAQCERAAAGDEVLLFGSFFCVAEALMWLERYAQEDVQDGHAG